One segment of Candidatus Cloacimonadota bacterium DNA contains the following:
- a CDS encoding tetratricopeptide repeat protein, producing the protein MIRKKHIFLLLLFFITLQLFSVTSARANNSYFYFWLGEQAKSDHHYEEADSLFHLAQIMDPNSEKIVIERMSVLYFQQKFEKIINIGVKSIEQGFTNSDIFLMVADSYKRMGENKRAVKILKRYLRNKDHKNHKIYFLLYQIYSEVGDKDLAFHYLKKSEKLAEDNPDFLYKISQIYAQIGEDEEFIKTLKKILAINPDHYHASLWLGDYYFNKRDFTIAAKYFEHIFNLTNTLPPIQLRELIISLFYTDNFQKILDIANYYSIHSLDFFIKKIIFDTYFQMHNYEKNVEFGEKYIVHNPNANAETLDTTYEMMALSEFHLQNFEKSSEYFFYIQNLNRLLTNFQSITEITNFTHDTKLFDKVYTFSKTKNDTLHNVVKTFYSFYYASNDSIAKAKQILAEIDTTYFKNPIILNSLAYIYLKTDNDTTFARHLLDLRENPVESTSMTMGNFYYGEELFEKSIPFCLDAIREDSTQVKPYYRLSSVYNKLGQEKKEMEILQIALKKFPNNPHFLNQIGYSYAEDGINLNEAVKLLQKAVSIDSENVYIWDSLAWAFFQSGQYEKALDAMQIVIDSDRQDSIIYYHLGNIFWKLGKLNEAKKQWEASIKIGNSEDGVIKSQQMLEKIKQVKNRN; encoded by the coding sequence ATGATCCGAAAAAAGCACATCTTTTTACTGCTACTTTTCTTTATAACATTGCAGTTGTTTTCAGTTACATCTGCCAGGGCAAATAATTCTTATTTCTATTTTTGGTTGGGCGAACAAGCAAAAAGCGATCATCATTACGAAGAAGCGGATTCTCTCTTCCACCTCGCTCAGATAATGGACCCAAATTCTGAAAAAATAGTAATTGAGCGAATGTCTGTTTTATATTTCCAGCAGAAATTTGAAAAAATTATCAATATTGGAGTAAAAAGCATTGAGCAAGGTTTTACGAATTCGGACATTTTCCTCATGGTTGCAGATAGTTACAAACGCATGGGTGAAAATAAAAGAGCGGTAAAAATCCTCAAGCGATATTTGAGAAATAAGGATCATAAAAATCATAAAATATATTTTCTCCTCTATCAGATATATTCTGAAGTTGGAGACAAAGATCTTGCTTTTCACTATCTTAAAAAATCGGAAAAATTGGCTGAAGATAATCCTGATTTCCTCTATAAAATATCACAGATTTATGCTCAAATTGGCGAAGATGAAGAATTCATCAAAACATTAAAAAAAATATTAGCCATTAATCCCGACCACTATCATGCAAGCCTTTGGCTCGGTGATTATTATTTTAACAAACGTGATTTCACAATAGCTGCAAAATATTTTGAGCACATTTTCAATCTTACAAACACACTTCCTCCGATTCAGTTGCGGGAATTAATCATTTCGCTTTTTTATACTGATAACTTTCAAAAAATCCTTGATATTGCAAATTATTATTCTATCCATTCATTGGACTTTTTTATCAAAAAAATAATTTTCGATACTTATTTTCAGATGCATAATTATGAAAAAAACGTAGAATTCGGCGAAAAATATATAGTTCATAATCCCAATGCAAACGCAGAAACTCTTGATACAACGTATGAGATGATGGCACTTTCCGAATTTCATTTGCAAAATTTTGAAAAATCTTCCGAGTATTTTTTTTATATTCAAAACCTAAATAGGCTGCTGACTAATTTTCAATCTATTACCGAAATCACAAATTTTACGCATGACACAAAACTCTTTGATAAAGTTTATACATTTTCCAAAACAAAAAATGATACCCTGCATAACGTCGTTAAAACGTTCTATTCATTCTATTATGCCAGCAACGATTCTATTGCAAAAGCCAAACAAATATTGGCAGAAATAGACACTACCTATTTCAAGAATCCTATCATTTTGAATTCATTAGCATACATTTATTTAAAAACTGATAACGACACAACCTTTGCCAGACATTTGTTAGACCTGAGAGAAAATCCAGTGGAATCAACTTCTATGACAATGGGAAACTTTTACTATGGAGAAGAACTTTTTGAAAAATCCATTCCATTTTGCTTAGATGCCATTCGCGAAGATTCTACTCAAGTTAAACCCTATTACCGTCTATCCTCTGTTTACAATAAATTGGGTCAAGAAAAAAAAGAAATGGAAATTCTCCAAATTGCTTTAAAAAAATTCCCGAATAATCCCCATTTCCTCAATCAGATCGGCTATTCCTATGCTGAAGACGGGATTAATCTAAATGAAGCAGTTAAATTGTTGCAAAAAGCTGTTTCCATTGATTCAGAAAATGTTTATATTTGGGACAGTCTTGCTTGGGCTTTTTTTCAATCAGGGCAATACGAAAAAGCACTTGATGCAATGCAAATTGTTATTGATAGCGATCGGCAAGATTCGATAATATATTATCATCTTGGAAATATTTTTTGGAAACTCGGTAAACTCAACGAAGCCAAAAAACAATGGGAAGCGTCAATAAAAATCGGCAATAGTGAAGATGGGGTAATAAAATCCCAACAAATGTTAGAAAAAATAAAACAAGTAAAAAATAGAAATTAA